Proteins encoded by one window of Yersinia massiliensis:
- a CDS encoding winged helix-turn-helix domain-containing protein yields the protein MSHKIVFNNKVVYDHTMATLYNISNENEKVLLTTPANHCLHIITNNRPEITSQRVLFADVWENHGAPINSNTFYQNISIIRRAFKQLGLVDDVIVTVPRRGVRIASSIDISVLSPVVEGLTDSMEVINEDGTELDGKRHAAPAQDIILGDLQREVPLASSLQDKGPIGVLGSQNYPVSSVAKFFSSAKKINFNFMILLSFFATVALSAQIFDSYFYSKSRFYDYQSAFYLDKCDVFSQVTNDAELRGGVEDMVKVNAISCHEPKRIYYSTFPGLPRVSLIVCDGDIIRPGTYCSSYYQSILS from the coding sequence ATGAGTCATAAGATTGTTTTTAATAATAAGGTGGTGTATGACCATACTATGGCAACACTCTATAATATAAGTAATGAAAACGAGAAGGTTTTATTAACGACGCCAGCCAATCACTGCCTGCATATTATTACAAATAACCGACCTGAGATTACCTCACAGCGAGTACTGTTTGCTGATGTATGGGAGAACCATGGTGCCCCCATAAATAGCAATACTTTCTATCAGAACATTTCCATCATTAGACGAGCATTTAAGCAACTGGGCTTGGTTGATGATGTGATAGTGACTGTACCTCGGCGTGGCGTGCGTATCGCCAGCAGTATTGATATCTCAGTCCTTTCTCCAGTAGTCGAAGGATTAACTGATTCAATGGAGGTGATAAATGAAGATGGCACTGAATTAGATGGAAAAAGACATGCAGCTCCAGCGCAAGATATTATCTTAGGAGATTTACAAAGAGAAGTTCCTCTTGCTAGTTCGCTACAAGACAAAGGGCCTATTGGGGTTTTAGGTAGCCAAAATTATCCTGTATCAAGTGTCGCTAAATTCTTCTCCAGCGCAAAAAAAATCAACTTCAATTTCATGATCCTTTTATCTTTCTTTGCAACAGTCGCTTTATCAGCACAAATATTTGATTCTTATTTCTACTCTAAAAGTCGTTTTTATGATTATCAATCTGCATTTTATTTAGATAAATGTGATGTTTTTAGTCAAGTGACTAATGATGCCGAACTTCGGGGGGGAGTTGAAGATATGGTAAAGGTAAATGCTATCTCCTGTCATGAACCCAAAAGAATTTACTATTCGACTTTTCCAGGGTTGCCGAGAGTATCTTTAATCGTGTGTGATGGCGATATTATTAGGCCTGGTACTTATTGTAGTTCTTATTACCAGAGCATATTGAGTTGA
- the cysS gene encoding cysteine--tRNA ligase yields MLKIFNTLSRQKEEFKPIHAGKIGMYVCGITIYDLCHIGHGRTFVAFDVVSRYLRYLGYSLTYVRNVTDVDDKIIKRAIENNETCEQLTTRMLVEMHKDFDALNLERPDLEPRATHHIPEIIAMVEQLIARDHAYVASNGDVMFAVDSDPDYGLLSRQDLDQLQAGARVEVADVKRNPMDFVLWKMSKPGEPSWESPWGLGRPGWHIECSAMNSKQLGTHFDIHGGGSDLMFPHHENEIAQSTCAHDGPYVNYWMHSGMVMIDKEKMSKSLNNFFTIRDVLAYYDAETVRYFLMSGHYRSQLNYSEENLKQARASLERLYTALRGTDTNAVPAGGAEFEARFRAAMDDDFNTPEAYSVLFDIAREVNRLKTEDITAANSMAAELRKLARVLGLLEQDPEVFLQSGAQTDGDEVAKIEALIKQRNDARSSKDWALADSARDQLNELGIVLEDGPQGTTWRRK; encoded by the coding sequence ATGCTAAAGATTTTTAATACACTGAGTCGCCAAAAAGAGGAATTCAAGCCTATCCATGCCGGTAAAATTGGTATGTATGTATGCGGGATCACCATTTATGACCTGTGTCACATTGGGCATGGGCGTACTTTTGTCGCTTTCGACGTTGTTTCTCGTTATTTACGCTATTTAGGGTACTCGCTGACCTATGTCCGCAATGTGACCGACGTCGATGATAAAATCATCAAACGCGCCATAGAGAATAACGAAACCTGCGAGCAACTAACCACGCGTATGTTGGTTGAAATGCATAAAGATTTCGATGCGTTAAATCTCGAACGCCCCGATTTAGAACCGCGTGCAACACACCATATTCCAGAAATTATTGCGATGGTTGAGCAACTCATTGCACGCGATCATGCCTATGTGGCGTCCAATGGTGATGTGATGTTTGCCGTAGACAGTGACCCAGATTACGGTCTGTTGTCTCGCCAAGATCTGGATCAGCTTCAGGCCGGTGCCCGTGTTGAAGTGGCTGATGTGAAACGTAATCCCATGGATTTCGTGCTATGGAAAATGTCTAAACCCGGCGAACCAAGCTGGGAATCACCTTGGGGGCTGGGCCGCCCAGGTTGGCACATTGAATGTTCAGCCATGAACAGCAAACAACTTGGTACCCATTTCGATATTCACGGTGGTGGCTCAGATTTGATGTTCCCACACCATGAAAATGAGATTGCGCAATCTACCTGTGCTCATGATGGCCCTTATGTTAATTACTGGATGCATTCCGGCATGGTGATGATCGACAAAGAAAAAATGTCGAAATCACTCAATAACTTTTTCACTATCCGTGATGTCTTGGCCTATTACGATGCCGAAACAGTGCGCTATTTCTTGATGTCTGGTCATTACCGCAGCCAACTTAACTATAGCGAAGAGAATCTCAAACAGGCTCGCGCTTCATTAGAGCGCTTATATACTGCGCTTCGTGGTACAGATACAAATGCAGTTCCTGCGGGAGGCGCTGAATTTGAAGCTCGTTTCCGAGCGGCAATGGATGATGATTTTAATACACCAGAGGCATACTCTGTCCTGTTTGATATCGCCCGTGAGGTGAATCGCTTAAAAACGGAAGATATCACTGCTGCAAATAGCATGGCCGCCGAATTGCGCAAACTAGCTCGCGTATTGGGTTTGTTGGAACAAGACCCTGAGGTATTTTTGCAAAGTGGCGCGCAGACTGACGGCGATGAAGTTGCAAAAATTGAAGCGCTGATTAAGCAACGCAATGACGCCCGTAGTAGCAAAGACTGGGCACTGGCCGATTCTGCTCGAGATCAGTTAAACGAATTGGGTATTGTGTTGGAAGATGGCCCACAAGGCACAACGTGGCGTCGTAAATAA